The genomic stretch tcttcctttgtgtgaatgactactatagtaggaaaaaaaaaaatactatggtagtcaatggggggcgagatctgcttggttataaacattcttccaaatatcttcctttgtctGAACGTTTGTAGAatatttgtaaccaagcagatctcgccccccattgatcTCGCCCCCAaattttttcctactatggtagtcagtggggggcgagatctgcttggttataaacattcttccaaataacttcctttgtgtacagcaaaacaaagaaatttatacaagtctggaacaacctgagggggagtaaataatgacagaattttcatttttgggtgaactatccctttaaggtagtTTCGTTCTCCCATTGTCCGCCGTCAACATCAAAAGCTTCTGCCATTTGCAGGATGTAGTTCAGTGATCAGTGTAAATTCAAATGAATTTGTATGTGTTAAAAGTGTGGTTGATACAGAGCTACGCGTCCACTAAGGCAGCCTGATGCAAACTGACAGTGAGTGGGCGAAAACTTTGAGGTGAGCACCACGTCACTGTGAGAGTAGATGGAGCGGACCTCCCGCAGCAGAGCCGTCCGCACAGGCATGCAGTCCGTCAGCTCAGCGCAGTGCTCATCGAACGCCAGCAAGCGCACGCCGTAACCGTAAGGCGAGCAAATGAGGCGGCCGTCAGGACTGAAGCACAGCTCTTTAATGTAGCCGCGGCCGACATTAGCCTCCTCGATGTAGTGCGTGAGACGCAGAGAGCAGCGAGGAGACACTGGTGGTCGAGGTGGAGCTCCCTCTTGAAACTCGTACACGCACGTCCACTGAGAAACATAGAAAGACACAGAAATAAGTTGAAATTCATTCTGCTGTCAGACTGTACGTTCCACATTGGTTTAGGTTTCATCACTGACCTCCTGGTCGTCCATGTTGCTGGAGCAGCGTAACAGTGTGGCCCAGCCCTTAGGATGCAGTTGCAAGGAGGTGATGCAGTTCCCACGGTCCCGCTCACCCGGAATCTCTGGGGTTAAAACCTCAAGACTGTTTCTGGGTGACAAACCTGGGAAAAGACAAAATGTGAACACCTGTAGTTGGTTAAAAGAAAagtatacaattataaaaaacaactaaaagaCTAAACTACTTATGCATGTACAAATTTCATAATTCAATCTAATTGGGTTTTACCCTCTCTGTGTGGATGGGTTTTGCTGTCAATGGTGTGACGAGAACCACCTGACCTGGAACCTGCTGATGAACCTTCTGAGAGAAAGAAGAGatgattataataaaaataggtACAAGATTCACCACACAATTAACCTGTATAGTTCACTGTGGCATATCAGGCTGTATTATAGGTTTTTGCACCATTCAGAGCTGAATTAAGAATGTCTTTACATTCCAGTTCAGTTCCTGAGGTAgcaaatgaaaatttaattttaaaacttgccaacctcaaacttttgaatggtagttaatgttattgttattaattaatgaaatcCAACACCTAGTTTAAGTGACTTTGTGATGAATTTCTCTGCATTgcaatacagtaaataaagtaaaaataaatccaaCTCATGAACAAAGGAAGATCATTcttaaattctgaattttgccCAACCCTGCCTGTAGCACATATGAACCTTTGAATACTGATCTATTTCCATGTCACCTGCATATCTCCTAATTTCAAATTTCTGGATTCTTCATTTCCGACTCACATATACCTTatttgtttatgatttatgtatGTACCTGTGCTGAGTGGAGCCCTGCGGGCCCGTAGGATGCGGTAGCTCCCGACCTCAAGGCTCTGGGTGAGGTCAAGGTCATGTAAGATGAGCAGGTAACCAGAGGATGTGGAGATCAACATCTTACTGCAGTCTGGAGTCAGACGCATCCGCATTAGATAGCGTGTAtggaaaaactttttatgtggaCAGCCATCTTCTGTGAACCTAAATGCACAGAATGTACAATGACACACAGTCATTATACATGCAATCCTAATTAAGATGGCTAGAAAACACACAGTATCTTATGTTGTGTTCACACTCGTAGTTTGGTtttcttggttcttttggtccagaccaaaaaattaaattatatttagtcTTGGTTCGCTAAGCATTAACACTAccatttttaaaggaatagttaaatttttgtgttaatttatcccctaatttactcaccctcaagccatcctaggtatatatgactttcttctctcagccaaacacaatcagagtcaTAGTAACAcagtcacccaaaaatgaaaattctgtcattaattactcaccctcatgtcgttccacacccgtaagaccttcgttcatcttcagaacacaaattaagatatttttgataaaatccgatggctcagtgaggcctctattgacagcaagataattaacactttcagaggcccagaaagctactaaagacatatttaaaacagttcatgtgactacagtggttcaaccttattgttatgaagcgacgagaatactatttgtgtggcaaaaaacaaaataacgaaattattcaacaatatctagtgatgggtgatttcaaaacactgcttcatgaagcttcgaagctttacagatcttttgtttcgaatcagtggttcggagcgtgtatcaaactgccaaagtcacgccccccggtggtgaaccattgaaatttcgaacacttatgacgtaacaaagcctcgtttactgaaataacgtgactttggcagtttgatacacgcttcgaaccactgattcgaaacaaaagattcgtaatgcttcgaagcttcatgaagcagtgttttgaaatcgcccattaaAGGAtctctattaaaggatacaCTCCTCGCAATTCGCCCACCCATCACCCCAGAACCATTTTCAGAACcgggctgaaaaaaaaaacgacacTTTTTGCCCGGAAGACGTATCGTttcatacagtcatgtgaccatgATAATATCGAGACAATTTTG from Ctenopharyngodon idella isolate HZGC_01 chromosome 13, HZGC01, whole genome shotgun sequence encodes the following:
- the wdr32 gene encoding DDB1- and CUL4-associated factor 10 isoform X2, with product MSSGQPSDNEEPEVPRAVLLREEDEDEEDSDEDKGSTRSSSPQAARESAEVQGSSRLELAADGGTGSGCRGSSACDSLFSWICRRTIRRGPFVDPARDHYRTMTRLYSSMSPATDSVNLTTQTHGAVFNLEYSPDGSVLTVACEQTEVLLFDPVSSRHIKTLVEAHEDCVNNIRFLDNRLFATCSDDTTIALWDLRKLNSKVCTLHGHASWVKNIEYDTHTRLLVTSGFDGNVITWDTNRFTEDGCPHKKFFHTRYLMRMRLTPDCSKMLISTSSGYLLILHDLDLTQSLEVGSYRILRARRAPLSTGSSAGSRSGGSRHTIDSKTHPHREGLSPRNSLEVLTPEIPGERDRGNCITSLQLHPKGWATLLRCSSNMDDQEWTCVYEFQEGAPPRPPVSPRCSLRLTHYIEEANVGRGYIKELCFSPDGRLICSPYGYGVRLLAFDEHCAELTDCMPVRTALLREVRSIYSHSDVVLTSKFSPTHCQFASGCLSGRVALYQPHF
- the wdr32 gene encoding DDB1- and CUL4-associated factor 10 isoform X1; this encodes MSSGQPSDNEEPEVPRAVLLREEDEDEEDSDEDKGSTRSSSPQAARESAEVQGSSRLELAADGGTGSGCRGSSACDSLFSWICRRTIRRGPFVDPARDHYRTMTRLYSSMSPATDSVNLTTQTHGAVFNLEYSPDGSVLTVACEQTEVLLFDPVSSRHIKTLVEAHEDCVNNIRFLDNRLFATCSDDTTIALWDLRKLNSKVCTLHGHASWVKNIEYDTHTRLLVTSGFDGNVITWDTNRFTEDGCPHKKFFHTRYLMRMRLTPDCSKMLISTSSGYLLILHDLDLTQSLEVGSYRILRARRAPLSTEGSSAGSRSGGSRHTIDSKTHPHREGLSPRNSLEVLTPEIPGERDRGNCITSLQLHPKGWATLLRCSSNMDDQEWTCVYEFQEGAPPRPPVSPRCSLRLTHYIEEANVGRGYIKELCFSPDGRLICSPYGYGVRLLAFDEHCAELTDCMPVRTALLREVRSIYSHSDVVLTSKFSPTHCQFASGCLSGRVALYQPHF